The proteins below come from a single Anaerobranca gottschalkii DSM 13577 genomic window:
- a CDS encoding monovalent cation/H+ antiporter complex subunit F — protein sequence MDNLFIGTAIALMILVFLCLYRAIIGPRTIDRVVSINIIGTKALIVLSLISFVFNETFYLDVAVVYALISFIMTIGVSKYIDTENID from the coding sequence ATGGATAATTTATTTATAGGGACAGCCATCGCTTTGATGATTTTAGTTTTTCTTTGCTTGTATCGGGCGATTATAGGACCAAGGACAATAGACAGAGTTGTATCCATAAATATTATAGGAACAAAGGCTTTAATTGTTCTTTCCCTTATTTCCTTTGTTTTTAATGAGACCTTTTATTTAGATGTAGCTGTTGTTTATGCTTTAATTAGTTTTATCATGACAATAGGTGTATCAAAGTATATTGATACTGAAAATATAGATTAG
- the mnhG gene encoding monovalent cation/H(+) antiporter subunit G, with protein MSIIIAVLLFFSVFFFSVGTIGLLRLPDTYTRMHATTKGDTLGAGLALLALALYNLDKPFVAAKLLIIIVFVWITNPTAAHIIARAQYKKDFLEKTQGKGD; from the coding sequence ATGTCGATAATTATTGCTGTATTATTATTTTTCAGTGTTTTTTTCTTTTCCGTTGGCACCATCGGGTTATTGCGATTGCCCGATACTTATACTAGGATGCATGCCACAACTAAAGGTGATACTTTAGGGGCAGGTTTAGCATTGTTAGCTCTAGCTTTATATAATCTCGATAAACCATTTGTTGCTGCTAAACTTTTAATTATCATAGTATTTGTCTGGATAACTAATCCTACCGCTGCCCATATAATTGCCAGGGCTCAATACAAAAAAGACTTTCTCGAAAAAACCCAAGGGAAGGGGGATTAG
- a CDS encoding hydrogenase subunit MbhD domain-containing protein, which yields MEVLHFLLLTFLVVCAIAVSRIKDLLGAVIIFAAYSLIMAIIWQQLNAPDIALTEAAMGAGVTTLLMMVVISKTRRREEK from the coding sequence ATGGAGGTATTACACTTTTTGTTATTAACTTTTCTTGTAGTTTGTGCTATAGCTGTATCTAGAATTAAGGATTTGCTTGGTGCAGTTATAATTTTTGCTGCCTACAGCTTAATAATGGCTATTATTTGGCAACAATTAAATGCTCCGGATATCGCCCTTACAGAAGCTGCGATGGGAGCAGGTGTTACCACCTTGTTGATGATGGTTGTTATCAGTAAAACTAGGAGGAGAGAAGAAAAATGA
- the mbhE gene encoding hydrogen gas-evolving membrane-bound hydrogenase subunit E → MRVIISTISLLVIGIILLMMVAEMPEFGSPSNPSNNIVSQRFTEEVVEDTNVKNIVSAIITDYRAYDTIGETTVLFTGIAAVLTVLGAHIKAGQNKGSEENE, encoded by the coding sequence ATGAGAGTTATAATTTCTACTATCTCCCTTTTAGTTATAGGTATAATTTTATTGATGATGGTGGCTGAAATGCCGGAATTTGGTTCTCCTTCAAATCCGTCAAATAACATAGTAAGCCAAAGGTTTACTGAAGAAGTTGTTGAAGATACTAATGTCAAAAATATCGTATCGGCAATAATAACTGATTATAGGGCTTATGATACTATAGGTGAAACAACTGTCCTTTTTACCGGAATTGCCGCCGTCCTTACAGTTTTAGGTGCCCACATAAAAGCTGGGCAAAACAAAGGAAGTGAAGAAAATGAATAA
- a CDS encoding MnhB domain-containing protein, producing MNKNSVVLQTVVKIIIPFIQVYGIFIILNGHLSPGGGFAGGTILGSSLILYSLAYGVKKGIERFPRNNAKILESTGGLIFILIGLLGIVKGGNFLSNNLFSSLGSFGKLFSGGIIPVVTLAIGIKVASTIVTLFYHLLEEKKI from the coding sequence ATGAATAAAAATAGTGTTGTTTTACAGACCGTTGTTAAAATAATTATACCCTTTATTCAAGTTTACGGAATATTTATCATTCTCAATGGTCACCTATCCCCTGGTGGCGGGTTTGCTGGAGGGACAATTTTAGGTAGTAGTTTAATCTTATATTCTTTAGCTTATGGTGTTAAAAAAGGGATTGAACGTTTCCCGAGAAATAATGCAAAAATTTTAGAAAGTACCGGTGGTTTAATTTTTATCTTAATTGGTTTACTAGGAATTGTTAAAGGAGGCAATTTTTTATCTAATAATTTATTCTCTTCTTTAGGTAGCTTTGGTAAACTATTTAGTGGAGGCATTATTCCTGTAGTAACTTTAGCCATCGGTATTAAAGTTGCAAGTACAATTGTAACACTTTTCTATCACCTGTTAGAGGAGAAGAAAATATGA
- a CDS encoding cation:proton antiporter subunit C encodes MMEFIRALITNYYYFVSILLFLIGFHTMLTHSNLIKKVIGMNIMETSIFLFFVAIGYVDGKNAPILNEKAVGYINPLPSALILTGLVVGVSLTAFSLSLIVKLYKYYGTLDADEIMRIRSQEE; translated from the coding sequence ATGATGGAATTTATTAGGGCTTTAATTACCAATTATTACTATTTTGTTTCGATATTGTTATTCCTTATTGGATTTCATACTATGCTTACCCATTCAAATCTTATCAAAAAAGTTATTGGAATGAATATTATGGAAACATCAATTTTCCTGTTTTTTGTTGCAATAGGTTATGTTGATGGAAAAAATGCGCCAATTTTAAATGAAAAGGCAGTAGGCTATATTAACCCTTTGCCATCGGCACTAATTTTGACTGGTTTAGTGGTAGGAGTAAGTTTAACAGCTTTTTCATTAAGTTTAATTGTTAAACTCTATAAATATTATGGTACTTTAGATGCCGATGAGATTATGAGGATAAGGAGTCAAGAAGAATGA
- a CDS encoding complex I subunit 5 family protein, protein MIHIPIIMIVLCLLSAFLIPLISKFKPGIISPMIRLTLLFNTIGTFLLFKYINDHGPFEYYLGGWQPPWGIAITIDYLSLFMVLVINIISFLIVIYADADICHEIGNDNCPWFYTLFILLVGAMIALALSNDIFNIFVFTEITTITACGIIVVKPHKMCVEAAFKYLILSTLGSGLILLGIALLYMVTGHFNLNFIAGELTYAINLYPLNIIVSLALFIVGFGIKSALFPLHVWLPDAHSSAPSPSSAILSGVVVKIYAIVLLRIIYKVYGIGIFTQIPIPEIILAMATLAIFAGSLFAIAQEDIKRMLAFSSVAQIGYIFLGIALLNLNSVSGGILHIANHAMMKSLLFLSAGAIIYKTGVRKISQLEGMGFKMPITMMLFSIGALSMVGIPGFNGFISKYYLVIGALDAHKPFYALVIIISSLLNAVYYLPIVLKAFFGQKGDVSLGNDGLPKRMLVPMLVLGAACIIFGLIPGNLFNLVQRAAEILLSVN, encoded by the coding sequence ATGATACACATACCTATTATAATGATTGTATTATGCTTGTTATCTGCCTTTTTAATACCTTTAATCAGTAAGTTTAAACCTGGAATAATCAGTCCGATGATTAGACTAACCCTTTTATTTAATACTATAGGTACATTTTTACTTTTTAAATATATAAATGATCATGGCCCCTTTGAATATTACTTAGGGGGGTGGCAACCTCCATGGGGGATTGCTATAACAATTGATTATTTATCATTATTTATGGTACTTGTAATAAACATAATCTCTTTTTTAATTGTAATCTATGCCGATGCTGATATATGCCATGAAATTGGAAATGATAATTGTCCGTGGTTTTACACTCTATTTATACTATTAGTGGGAGCAATGATTGCTTTAGCATTATCTAATGATATATTTAATATTTTTGTCTTCACTGAAATAACAACTATTACAGCATGTGGTATAATAGTAGTAAAACCCCACAAAATGTGTGTTGAAGCAGCTTTTAAATATTTAATATTGAGCACCTTAGGCTCTGGGCTAATTTTGTTAGGTATCGCCCTTTTATATATGGTAACTGGCCATTTTAACTTAAACTTTATAGCAGGGGAATTGACTTATGCAATCAATTTATATCCATTAAATATTATAGTATCTTTGGCCCTGTTTATTGTTGGTTTTGGAATAAAATCAGCTTTATTTCCCTTACATGTCTGGTTACCTGATGCCCATTCATCAGCTCCATCACCCTCTAGTGCTATTTTATCGGGGGTTGTAGTTAAAATCTATGCAATAGTTTTATTGCGAATAATCTACAAAGTTTACGGTATCGGAATCTTTACCCAAATTCCTATTCCGGAGATAATTTTAGCAATGGCTACTTTAGCAATTTTTGCTGGCTCATTATTTGCTATAGCCCAAGAAGATATAAAAAGGATGTTAGCTTTTTCCTCAGTAGCACAAATTGGTTATATATTTTTAGGAATTGCATTGTTAAACTTAAATAGTGTATCTGGAGGGATTCTTCATATCGCTAACCATGCAATGATGAAATCACTATTGTTTTTATCAGCAGGGGCAATTATCTATAAAACTGGGGTAAGGAAAATTAGTCAATTAGAGGGTATGGGTTTTAAAATGCCGATAACGATGATGTTATTTAGTATAGGGGCATTATCTATGGTAGGTATTCCTGGTTTCAATGGTTTTATTAGTAAATATTACCTGGTAATTGGAGCACTAGATGCCCATAAACCCTTTTACGCTTTAGTGATAATTATCAGTAGCTTATTAAATGCAGTTTATTACTTACCTATTGTATTAAAGGCTTTCTTTGGGCAAAAAGGGGATGTTTCTTTAGGTAATGATGGTTTACCAAAAAGGATGTTAGTGCCTATGCTTGTTCTAGGAGCTGCATGTATTATATTTGGACTAATACCAGGCAATTTATTTAACCTTGTTCAAAGGGCAGCAGAGATTTTATTATCAGTAAATTAA
- a CDS encoding complex I subunit 5 family protein, whose protein sequence is MRDQIINFLPVWAVLLPILSTIPLFIIEQKSPKLRDLFAVVISTLTFLLVLAMYPAINSGQVIYLEYPRIFPPFGISFRVDFLGYVLALISSFVWLLCVIYSKEYMCKEHSCNRFYPFLLLSLGGCLGVVLTGDLFSLFLFFELMSLASYVLVVHEESPAAMRAGYKYLMLTLVGGLSLFFGIVITFEVLGTVSFNDTVMFEVANGLAFTAFLSYLIGFGMKMGIFPLHVWLPDAHPVAPSPASALLSGIMLKTGAYGLLRVIYQIFGPNLLMEANWHKILLVLAGLTIFLGSAVAIAQTDLKRRLAYSSIGQMGYILLGMSLLTENALIGDIFHILSHAMMKATLFLAAGIIIFKTGKKKIADLKGIGYEMPITMICFTIAALAMIGIPPFNGYVSKLLLSIGALDAGYSFYVLLLIISSLMNGVYYLPIIIAAFFGKEIDGAKIKVPLFKEAAPAMLFPIVILAAFCLIFGLFPKNLALELSELAAKLLLGRG, encoded by the coding sequence ATGAGGGATCAAATCATTAACTTTTTACCTGTTTGGGCGGTTTTATTACCAATATTATCAACAATACCCTTATTTATAATAGAGCAAAAGTCTCCTAAACTAAGGGATTTGTTTGCTGTAGTAATTTCTACCTTGACCTTTTTACTAGTGTTAGCGATGTATCCTGCAATTAATAGTGGACAAGTTATCTATTTAGAATATCCTAGGATTTTCCCGCCCTTTGGAATATCCTTTAGGGTTGACTTTTTAGGCTATGTTTTAGCGCTAATTTCATCTTTTGTTTGGCTCCTATGTGTAATCTATTCTAAAGAATATATGTGCAAGGAACATAGCTGTAATAGATTCTATCCCTTTTTACTTTTAAGTCTCGGTGGATGTTTAGGGGTAGTCCTAACCGGTGATTTATTTAGTCTATTCTTGTTTTTTGAACTAATGTCTTTAGCATCATATGTCCTAGTAGTTCATGAGGAATCCCCTGCAGCGATGAGGGCAGGCTATAAATATTTAATGTTAACATTAGTGGGAGGCTTATCGTTATTTTTCGGTATTGTTATAACTTTTGAGGTGTTAGGAACTGTAAGTTTCAATGATACTGTGATGTTTGAGGTTGCTAATGGATTAGCCTTTACTGCATTTTTGTCATATTTAATAGGGTTTGGTATGAAAATGGGAATTTTTCCCCTACATGTTTGGCTGCCAGATGCCCATCCAGTAGCACCGTCTCCAGCTAGTGCTTTACTTTCGGGAATTATGTTAAAGACAGGGGCCTATGGTTTATTAAGGGTTATTTACCAAATATTTGGTCCTAATTTATTGATGGAAGCAAATTGGCATAAAATTCTACTAGTCCTAGCCGGTCTAACAATATTTTTAGGTTCAGCAGTAGCCATTGCTCAAACAGATTTAAAAAGAAGGTTAGCCTATTCAAGTATTGGGCAGATGGGCTATATACTTCTAGGCATGTCTTTACTGACTGAAAATGCTTTAATCGGCGATATTTTCCACATTCTTTCCCATGCTATGATGAAAGCCACACTATTTTTAGCGGCAGGAATTATAATTTTTAAAACTGGGAAAAAGAAAATTGCTGATTTAAAGGGTATAGGTTATGAAATGCCAATTACGATGATTTGTTTTACTATAGCTGCTTTAGCAATGATAGGAATACCGCCTTTTAATGGCTATGTAAGTAAATTATTACTTTCTATCGGTGCTTTAGATGCAGGGTATTCTTTTTATGTATTATTATTAATAATTAGTAGCTTGATGAACGGGGTATATTACCTACCTATAATTATAGCTGCATTTTTCGGTAAAGAAATTGATGGTGCTAAAATTAAGGTGCCCCTTTTTAAAGAAGCTGCCCCTGCTATGCTGTTTCCGATAGTAATATTAGCAGCTTTTTGTTTGATTTTTGGTCTGTTTCCTAAAAATTTAGCTTTAGAACTTTCTGAATTAGCAGCAAAACTATTATTAGGAAGGGGATAG
- a CDS encoding complex I subunit 5 family protein — translation MELFSKGMGAELIPFLIVILPILGAFLTFIFRKNSIMRDLMAVSITVVIWLLSLMLIPALKNGAIRLILNDFLVIGLTFKIDYFSLVFLNLFTLVWMLATIYATNYMAFEHRQTRFFVFLLLTYTGSLGVVAAGDFFTLFLFFELMAFCSYVLVIHEESEKAMKAGHLYLFLGVIGGLALLLAIIFQYNHTGSMAFNSLLPLFEGDSGKLFTILLLYTLGFGLKAGMAPLHIWLPQAHPIAPSPASALLSGIMIKTGAYGLIRVFASTFSYTSEISTFYSETIGQYGYWLIWAGIITMFIGAFLALFQQGAKNILAYSSVSQIGYIIMGIGCAAYLGSYGAMAMSGVIYHTINHALFKGALFLTVGAIYIYTHDLDITRVRGLASKYPFLMIVFLVSAFGIAGVPGFNGYPSKSILHHAIVEAYEYNGLISLWWAEKIFTLTSALTICYFIKLFRGLFLGEMPKKFKELPDTPLVMKSVLTVFATLMLFIGIFPHVPLKGIVLKGVSVFSYQPYSVAYVEKLNVFNSHDLLAIGITFFIAGVIYFTFEKFNLYNLQFPQWLSVEKMFYMPIAKGFMFICLGPSVVLDQTVNKMYHGTGQASMDVFKHIGEIENSIDKAYSKAGTISTSISEDAPDKKCVNNQRTFWEKLSVNPEWNLKNLNFDSIIVVCLFTILLVILVFFSKGLL, via the coding sequence ATGGAACTATTCTCAAAGGGTATGGGGGCTGAACTCATACCGTTTCTAATCGTGATTTTACCAATACTTGGGGCTTTTTTAACTTTTATCTTTAGGAAAAATTCTATAATGAGAGATCTAATGGCTGTTTCTATAACAGTGGTAATTTGGTTATTATCTTTAATGTTAATACCAGCTTTGAAAAATGGTGCAATCCGATTAATTTTAAATGATTTTTTAGTAATTGGTTTAACTTTTAAAATTGATTACTTTAGTTTAGTATTTCTTAACCTTTTTACCCTTGTTTGGATGTTAGCTACCATTTATGCAACTAATTATATGGCATTTGAACACCGTCAAACCCGTTTTTTTGTATTTTTGTTATTGACATATACTGGCTCTTTAGGGGTAGTTGCAGCTGGTGATTTCTTTACTTTGTTTCTATTTTTTGAGTTAATGGCTTTTTGTTCCTATGTACTAGTAATTCATGAAGAAAGCGAAAAAGCGATGAAAGCTGGTCACTTATATCTTTTCTTAGGGGTAATAGGCGGGTTGGCTTTGTTATTAGCGATAATATTCCAGTATAACCATACAGGAAGTATGGCTTTCAATAGCTTGTTACCTTTATTTGAAGGGGATAGTGGAAAATTATTTACAATTCTTTTATTGTATACATTGGGATTTGGTTTAAAAGCTGGGATGGCACCCCTTCACATTTGGCTGCCTCAAGCCCATCCTATTGCCCCATCACCAGCTAGTGCCCTATTATCAGGTATTATGATAAAAACTGGTGCTTACGGATTAATTAGGGTATTTGCATCAACCTTTAGTTATACATCTGAAATATCTACCTTTTATAGTGAAACAATTGGACAATATGGATATTGGTTGATTTGGGCTGGAATAATTACTATGTTTATAGGTGCTTTTTTAGCCTTATTTCAACAAGGTGCTAAAAATATCTTGGCATATTCAAGTGTTAGCCAAATAGGCTATATAATTATGGGGATAGGTTGTGCCGCTTACCTTGGCAGTTATGGTGCCATGGCTATGTCTGGGGTTATTTATCACACTATCAACCACGCTTTGTTTAAAGGGGCATTATTTTTAACAGTAGGAGCAATATATATTTATACCCATGACTTAGATATAACAAGGGTTAGGGGGTTAGCCAGTAAATATCCCTTTTTAATGATAGTATTCTTGGTATCAGCCTTTGGTATAGCTGGGGTTCCTGGTTTTAATGGATATCCTAGCAAGTCTATTCTTCACCATGCTATAGTAGAAGCCTATGAATATAATGGTTTAATAAGTTTATGGTGGGCAGAAAAGATTTTTACCTTAACCAGTGCTCTCACAATATGTTATTTTATTAAATTGTTCCGGGGTCTGTTTTTGGGAGAGATGCCAAAGAAATTTAAAGAACTACCGGATACACCACTAGTGATGAAATCAGTATTAACGGTTTTCGCCACATTAATGTTGTTTATTGGGATTTTTCCCCATGTACCATTAAAAGGTATTGTACTAAAAGGAGTAAGTGTATTTTCATATCAACCTTATTCTGTTGCTTATGTAGAAAAGCTTAATGTCTTTAACAGCCATGATTTGTTGGCAATAGGGATTACCTTTTTTATAGCTGGTGTTATTTATTTCACCTTTGAAAAGTTTAATCTATATAATCTACAATTTCCTCAGTGGTTAAGTGTTGAAAAGATGTTCTATATGCCAATAGCAAAAGGTTTTATGTTTATTTGTCTAGGGCCTTCAGTAGTATTAGATCAAACTGTGAATAAAATGTACCATGGAACAGGACAAGCATCTATGGATGTATTTAAGCATATAGGTGAGATTGAAAACTCAATAGATAAAGCCTATTCTAAAGCTGGAACTATTTCGACATCTATCTCTGAAGATGCTCCAGATAAAAAATGCGTTAATAATCAACGGACTTTTTGGGAGAAATTATCTGTTAATCCTGAGTGGAATTTAAAAAATCTTAACTTTGATAGTATTATAGTAGTTTGTTTATTTACAATTCTCTTAGTAATTCTTGTATTTTTTAGCAAAGGACTATTATAA
- a CDS encoding MOSC domain-containing protein has protein sequence MQVVSVSISEKKGMKKTPINKAKLIEGFGIEGDAHGGKWHRQVSLLAEESINKMKDLGLDVDYGSFAENITTSGIELNSLPIGTLLKIGEEALLSVSQIGKECHTRCAIYHQAGDCVMPREGIFAYVLKGGEIKAGDKIEILENYTAAVLTISDKGSKGERVDTAGPKIQTLLAGLGITTIESAIVPDDYKDIQSILRDWIEVEINLIITTGGTGISPRDITPEATQPLIEKPIPGIMEAIRYKSGKITSRAYLTRGIAGVAKKSLIINLPGSEKAVTESLEVISEFLIHGLETLTGKSKDCGRK, from the coding sequence ATGCAAGTAGTTTCTGTTTCAATAAGTGAAAAAAAAGGTATGAAAAAGACGCCGATAAATAAAGCTAAACTAATAGAAGGATTTGGTATAGAAGGAGATGCCCATGGAGGAAAATGGCATAGACAAGTAAGTCTATTAGCTGAAGAAAGCATTAATAAAATGAAAGACTTAGGGTTAGATGTCGATTATGGAAGTTTTGCAGAAAATATAACTACTAGTGGAATAGAGTTAAATTCCTTGCCGATAGGTACCCTTTTAAAAATTGGAGAAGAAGCTTTGCTATCTGTAAGTCAAATCGGTAAAGAATGTCATACCAGATGTGCTATCTATCATCAAGCAGGGGATTGCGTAATGCCTAGAGAAGGAATTTTCGCTTATGTTTTAAAGGGTGGAGAAATTAAAGCTGGTGATAAAATAGAAATACTCGAAAATTATACTGCAGCTGTTCTTACAATAAGTGACAAAGGCTCTAAGGGTGAAAGGGTTGATACTGCCGGACCTAAAATTCAAACTTTACTAGCAGGTTTAGGAATAACGACAATAGAGTCCGCTATTGTACCTGATGATTACAAAGATATTCAAAGTATTTTAAGAGACTGGATAGAAGTTGAAATAAATTTAATCATTACAACTGGAGGAACAGGTATTTCCCCAAGGGATATAACACCAGAAGCAACACAACCTTTAATTGAAAAACCCATTCCAGGTATAATGGAAGCTATAAGGTATAAAAGTGGGAAAATTACCAGTAGAGCTTATTTAACCCGGGGAATAGCAGGAGTTGCTAAAAAATCACTAATAATTAACTTGCCGGGAAGTGAAAAGGCAGTTACAGAAAGTTTAGAAGTAATTTCTGAGTTTTTAATCCATGGTTTAGAAACTCTCACTGGAAAGAGTAAAGATTGTGGTAGAAAATAA